In the genome of Fulvivirga maritima, one region contains:
- a CDS encoding RICIN domain-containing protein: protein MNKLHSIFSLLLIAVFSVTGYLIAEAQVIQNNEFWHDTSGNPIYSQGGGVLKVGDTYYWYGAKYRGAITYFNDPYSGKNGDTGFLAITCYSSTDLANWTYEGDVMTPADGLQAGWVGRIGCAYNAPTGKYVLIAQMYPGLAFGTSDTPTGRFTLAATQSTIGNVVNDMSGDQSVFTDDNGQAYLAFCNVRGRNNQYVSRLRPSDYLYVEPATRIHRASSGREGNVMFKHNGTYYFISSDLHGWNTSRTYCITASNILGPYSNEFVIQGSERDYSHVTQSGLAFAVNGTSGSFVMFGGDRWADFAGNGVGYNQWVPISFNGTTPIFHSLSQWNINESAGTWSVGSGNNYVLNPNFEADRIDVSTVTGWTNWVGSGSNPNGNLQGSHFPGRFCLEQWSSSPYEASMFQTISLPNGTYTLKTWVKSSGGQTAARIYVKGFGSSEKTYSINQSISSWTEITIPNINVTNGSIEVGVYSNASGGNWVNVDDFSLISTGGANPGTTYVRFQNRATGLFLDGMGRTANGEACGQYANTTHVNAQWELVDAGGGYYQLRNRGTGLFLDGMGRTNNGAECGQYANTTHVNSQWSLQQYSGSYYRLRNRGTGLYLDGLGYTANGDVVGQWANSTSQNAQWEMINVATNARVVTQENIMLEPEAGKTSDDILFYPNPTSNMFNIQLKQNDRAAGVKIFNLSGQVVMSSKLYNRNNQIIVKDLQEGTYFIEVTSDYGTTRFKMIKE, encoded by the coding sequence ATGAACAAATTACACTCAATTTTTAGCCTGCTATTGATAGCTGTTTTTTCAGTGACGGGCTACCTAATAGCTGAAGCGCAGGTAATTCAAAATAACGAATTTTGGCATGATACAAGCGGAAACCCCATTTATTCTCAGGGAGGAGGTGTGTTGAAAGTTGGCGATACGTACTATTGGTACGGCGCTAAGTACCGGGGCGCAATTACCTATTTTAACGATCCTTATTCAGGGAAGAACGGTGACACTGGGTTTCTTGCCATCACATGTTATTCTTCAACGGACCTGGCAAATTGGACGTATGAGGGGGATGTGATGACTCCTGCTGATGGTTTACAAGCTGGCTGGGTCGGTCGGATTGGTTGCGCCTATAACGCCCCAACCGGTAAATATGTGTTAATAGCCCAAATGTACCCTGGTCTCGCGTTTGGCACCAGCGACACCCCTACCGGCCGTTTCACCTTGGCTGCTACGCAATCGACCATCGGTAACGTGGTCAACGATATGTCCGGAGACCAATCGGTATTTACCGATGACAACGGGCAGGCTTATTTGGCTTTCTGCAACGTGCGAGGAAGGAACAACCAGTATGTTTCGCGGCTTCGCCCTTCTGATTATCTATATGTAGAACCGGCAACACGAATTCACCGGGCGTCCTCAGGCCGTGAGGGAAATGTGATGTTCAAACACAATGGCACCTATTATTTCATTTCGTCGGACCTTCATGGCTGGAATACATCAAGAACATATTGCATCACCGCATCAAACATTTTAGGACCATATTCAAATGAGTTTGTGATTCAAGGTTCAGAAAGGGATTACTCACATGTGACACAGAGTGGACTTGCATTTGCCGTTAATGGCACGTCCGGGTCTTTCGTTATGTTTGGTGGCGATCGCTGGGCCGACTTTGCCGGAAACGGAGTAGGGTACAACCAATGGGTGCCCATTTCTTTCAATGGAACAACCCCAATCTTTCATTCGCTGAGTCAGTGGAATATCAATGAGTCTGCAGGTACATGGTCGGTTGGCAGTGGTAACAACTACGTGCTAAACCCTAATTTTGAAGCCGATAGAATTGACGTGAGCACCGTGACCGGCTGGACTAACTGGGTAGGTAGTGGTAGCAACCCCAATGGAAATCTTCAAGGCAGCCATTTTCCCGGACGCTTTTGTTTAGAGCAGTGGAGTTCCTCGCCTTATGAGGCTAGTATGTTTCAAACGATCTCACTGCCCAATGGAACCTACACATTGAAAACCTGGGTAAAAAGCAGCGGAGGACAGACTGCTGCTCGCATATATGTCAAGGGCTTTGGAAGTAGTGAAAAGACTTATTCAATCAATCAGTCCATTAGCTCCTGGACCGAAATCACTATCCCAAATATCAACGTAACCAATGGCTCAATTGAAGTAGGCGTTTACTCTAACGCCAGCGGAGGAAATTGGGTGAATGTAGACGACTTTAGTCTGATTTCCACTGGCGGTGCTAATCCTGGTACTACCTACGTCCGGTTTCAAAACCGCGCTACCGGCTTGTTTCTGGATGGCATGGGCCGTACAGCCAACGGAGAAGCCTGTGGTCAATACGCCAACACCACTCATGTGAATGCACAATGGGAACTGGTAGATGCCGGAGGCGGATACTATCAACTACGAAACCGTGGCACGGGTTTATTTCTGGATGGGATGGGCCGTACCAATAACGGAGCTGAATGCGGACAGTATGCCAACACTACCCATGTCAATTCCCAGTGGTCGCTGCAACAGTACAGCGGAAGCTACTACCGGCTACGAAACCGCGGAACAGGATTATACCTGGATGGTCTGGGTTACACCGCCAATGGAGATGTGGTAGGACAATGGGCTAATTCTACCAGTCAGAATGCGCAGTGGGAGATGATCAATGTAGCGACTAATGCGAGGGTAGTTACTCAAGAAAATATAATGCTTGAACCAGAAGCTGGAAAAACCTCTGATGATATTCTCTTTTACCCCAACCCGACAAGCAATATGTTCAATATACAATTGAAACAGAATGATAGGGCTGCAGGTGTGAAAATCTTCAACTTATCTGGCCAGGTCGTGATGAGTAGTAAACTATATAACAGAAACAACCAGATTATTGTGAAGGATCTGCAAGAAGGGACTTACTTTATAGAAGTAACGTCTGATTATGGAACTACTAGGTTCAAGATGATTAAAGAATAA
- a CDS encoding BNR-4 repeat-containing protein, producing MQQQNILRQSFMIFFMIASALSFKPQIASGQIPSTYSTNGAWCWFGDPRAVHYQGNSDKTYIGWITSDGSIVVSSYNHGNGNVTDKVLAPQFQQDDHANPSVFVRNDGRIMVFYAAHFGARIYCVTSDNSEDVSSFSSPITFGSNVTYPCPFQIGESIYVFFRGGSDWHPYVSVSHDGGQTWSTQRRFIEGGGQRPYTKYVQDDSGGIHVAFTHGHPRQEGNNKIYYVYFKNGNFYRADGSLIKSYSNFTNPINIDSVEAEVVYDASNGKGWIWDIAVDSNNRPVLTYAAFPTDNNHQYYYARWNGSSWSNYYVSTGGSWFPQTPGGSTEPEPNYSGGICIDHSNSNVVYLSKPVNGSFEIFQYSTANGGVSWSSSQVTSNTPNGILNVRPYVPVNRKSGDVDLLWMRGTYEYYTDYHTAIMCRKSEVEPVYRNSYNLDFGTSESPVAPGAIRVTEATTMGASFGWVSGVGLNSRDRGISNSIETDFVFGATGRFRVNIDNGNYQISIIQGDNNYEHDNMSVTANGKTVVSNLSTTAGEFVTTEFEINVTGNTIDFDFTDDGGSDAYWVVNLIQISPIDNAYGYVQFKNRATGLFLDGMGLTTNGEACEQYANTSHVNAQWELLDAGDGYYQLRNRGTGLFLDGMGRTNNGDECGQYANTTHVNAQWSLQQYNGNYYRLQNRGTGLFLDGLGYTANGDVVGQWANSTSQNAQWQMININTNNPSARIADKELEHNDVDTNRVILYPNPVDGILNIVLKNKAQAEVEISNLAGQVVITRLITSNDNQINMDNLKPGTYIIEVSSASEICRWKLIKK from the coding sequence ATGCAACAACAGAATATCCTAAGGCAGTCTTTCATGATATTTTTCATGATAGCATCTGCTTTAAGTTTTAAGCCACAGATAGCATCAGGGCAGATTCCCAGTACTTATTCTACCAATGGAGCCTGGTGTTGGTTTGGTGATCCTCGAGCTGTTCATTATCAGGGAAATTCTGATAAAACCTATATAGGCTGGATTACCAGCGACGGATCTATTGTCGTATCCAGTTACAACCACGGCAATGGCAACGTTACTGACAAGGTTTTGGCGCCTCAATTTCAGCAAGATGATCACGCAAATCCATCAGTTTTTGTTAGAAATGATGGGCGTATTATGGTGTTTTATGCTGCACATTTTGGGGCAAGAATTTACTGCGTTACATCCGATAATTCTGAAGATGTTAGTTCATTTAGCAGCCCGATTACTTTTGGATCAAACGTTACTTACCCTTGCCCATTCCAGATTGGTGAGTCTATTTATGTTTTCTTTCGCGGAGGTTCGGATTGGCATCCGTATGTGAGTGTATCTCATGACGGCGGGCAGACATGGAGTACACAACGTCGATTTATTGAAGGAGGAGGCCAAAGACCATATACTAAGTATGTTCAGGATGATTCAGGTGGCATTCATGTAGCATTTACTCATGGACATCCCAGGCAGGAAGGTAACAACAAAATTTATTATGTCTATTTTAAAAATGGCAATTTCTATCGTGCCGACGGTTCGCTAATAAAGAGTTATTCAAATTTTACAAACCCAATCAATATTGACTCCGTAGAGGCAGAGGTGGTCTACGATGCCAGCAATGGCAAGGGGTGGATATGGGATATTGCTGTTGATAGCAATAATAGACCAGTATTGACTTATGCAGCTTTCCCTACTGATAATAATCATCAATATTACTATGCTCGCTGGAACGGTTCGTCTTGGTCAAATTATTATGTTTCAACGGGAGGCTCTTGGTTCCCACAAACTCCAGGAGGATCAACCGAACCAGAACCGAATTACTCAGGAGGTATTTGTATAGATCACAGCAACTCAAATGTAGTTTATCTTTCGAAGCCTGTAAACGGAAGTTTTGAAATTTTTCAATATTCAACTGCTAACGGTGGTGTCTCATGGTCTTCCTCTCAGGTGACATCAAACACGCCAAACGGGATTTTAAATGTTAGACCTTATGTTCCTGTAAACCGCAAATCTGGTGATGTTGATTTGCTTTGGATGCGGGGTACTTATGAGTACTATACAGATTATCACACAGCGATTATGTGCAGAAAATCAGAGGTGGAGCCAGTGTATAGAAACAGCTATAATTTAGATTTTGGAACATCAGAGTCACCCGTAGCACCCGGAGCGATAAGAGTTACCGAAGCTACTACTATGGGCGCATCTTTTGGCTGGGTTTCTGGTGTAGGGCTAAATTCAAGAGATAGGGGCATATCTAACTCAATAGAGACCGATTTTGTTTTTGGTGCCACTGGCCGGTTCAGGGTCAACATTGACAATGGTAACTATCAGATCTCCATAATTCAGGGAGACAATAATTATGAGCATGATAATATGTCGGTTACTGCTAATGGTAAAACAGTGGTCTCCAATCTGTCCACAACCGCTGGTGAATTTGTTACTACTGAGTTTGAGATTAATGTTACAGGTAATACGATTGATTTTGATTTTACTGATGACGGTGGTTCTGATGCTTATTGGGTAGTTAACTTGATTCAGATTTCACCTATCGATAACGCATACGGATATGTTCAGTTTAAAAATCGTGCTACAGGGTTGTTTCTTGATGGCATGGGTCTTACAACTAATGGAGAGGCTTGCGAACAATATGCCAACACCTCTCATGTGAACGCTCAATGGGAGCTATTAGATGCTGGAGACGGATATTATCAACTTAGAAACCGTGGAACAGGTTTGTTTTTAGATGGTATGGGGCGTACCAATAACGGAGACGAATGTGGACAGTATGCCAACACTACTCATGTGAATGCCCAGTGGTCACTGCAACAATATAATGGCAATTACTATCGGCTACAGAATCGGGGAACGGGCTTATTCTTGGATGGTCTGGGCTACACCGCCAATGGAGACGTGGTAGGACAATGGGCAAATTCTACAAGTCAGAATGCACAGTGGCAAATGATTAATATTAACACTAATAATCCTAGTGCAAGGATAGCAGACAAAGAGTTGGAACATAATGATGTAGATACTAATAGGGTTATACTTTACCCTAATCCGGTTGATGGAATATTAAATATTGTGTTAAAAAATAAAGCTCAAGCTGAGGTTGAAATTTCAAATCTTGCTGGTCAGGTAGTCATTACTAGGTTAATAACATCTAATGATAATCAGATTAATATGGATAACCTAAAGCCGGGCACTTATATAATTGAGGTTTCATCTGCTTCGGAAATATGTCGATGGAAGCTCATTAAAAAATAA
- a CDS encoding rhamnogalacturonan lyase family protein, producing the protein MEDLNRGVVAVRTSGSQVFVSWRMFGTDPSNVGFNLYRGSTKVNPTLITNSTNYVDNTSTNGSYSVRPVINGVEQEASESVSVWGQNYMTLNLQRPSGGSTPSGSYSYSPNDCSVGDLDGDGEYEIIVKWDPSNSKDNSQSGYTGKVFLDAYKLDGTQLWRIDLGWNIRAGAHYTQFMVYDFDSDGKAEVVCKTADGTRDGQGTVIGNASADYRNSSGYVLEGPEFLTIFNGQTGAAMHTVSYLPARGSVCSWGDCYGNRVDRFLGGVAYLDGRNPSIIMARGYYTRSVVAAWDFRNGQLTSRWVFDTSNGWGSYAGKGNHQLSISDVDEDGRDEIVFGAMVVDDDGTGLYTSSWGHGDAMHVSDLIPSRPGQEVFTPIEWASANPSNGRPAVVMRDAATGEIIWAKYKDGDIGRGLSADIMPEYPGAESWASSGLGVYSSTGVLVSNNIPSINFAIWWDGDLSRELLNGTTISKYNSGNLLSPGGVYSNNGSKSTPNLSADLFGDWREEVIWRTSDNQSLRIYTTTATTNERLYTLMHNPQYRVAIAWQNAGYNQPPWTSYYLGSGMSTPPQPNIELVGGGSNPPNEGNISVRARGIDGSEIIEVRVDGNTVASYQLSSSYQNYSADGSGNITVHFVNDASGRDVQIDYIVVDGVTVQSEDQVTNTGVWQDESCGGSYSEWLHCGGYIDYGAFEAPEVTTIQENTQGFCSVDGAIESNNSGYTGSGFANTDNTIGSGINWSVSFNSLENYNFTWRYANGGGTDRSARLLVNGSVIASSVSFPQTAEWTSWNTVTVNVSLPAGISDIRLEATQASGLANIDFMEITGAASAVNCSNDLSSELIANYNNPDSKIVNKESFETHELLLYPNPSDNVLNISWQGSIKQGDKLEIFDANGQIKIEQEVIDNYFTIDVSDYPSGIYIVSFTTENGTVSKKFIK; encoded by the coding sequence ATGGAAGACCTAAATCGTGGGGTGGTAGCAGTAAGAACCAGCGGTAGTCAGGTTTTTGTTAGTTGGCGAATGTTCGGGACTGATCCATCCAATGTAGGATTTAACCTTTATCGAGGTAGTACTAAGGTTAACCCCACACTCATCACTAATTCTACTAATTATGTAGATAATACATCAACCAATGGCAGCTACTCTGTAAGGCCTGTCATAAATGGGGTAGAGCAGGAGGCATCCGAATCAGTATCCGTTTGGGGACAGAATTATATGACATTAAACCTGCAAAGACCAAGTGGAGGATCAACCCCTTCTGGCAGCTATTCATATTCTCCTAATGACTGTAGCGTAGGAGATTTAGATGGCGATGGCGAGTATGAGATTATTGTAAAATGGGATCCTTCTAATTCTAAAGATAACTCTCAGTCTGGTTATACCGGGAAAGTTTTTCTTGATGCTTATAAACTCGATGGTACGCAACTTTGGCGAATCGACCTTGGTTGGAATATTAGAGCAGGAGCACATTATACTCAGTTTATGGTTTATGATTTTGATTCCGATGGAAAGGCAGAGGTAGTTTGTAAAACTGCTGATGGAACACGTGATGGACAAGGCACCGTAATAGGAAATGCTTCAGCAGATTATAGAAATTCAAGTGGTTATGTGTTAGAGGGGCCTGAGTTTCTCACTATTTTTAATGGGCAAACCGGAGCGGCTATGCATACAGTTAGTTACCTGCCTGCGCGAGGTAGTGTTTGTAGTTGGGGAGATTGCTATGGCAACCGTGTAGATCGGTTTCTGGGTGGCGTTGCTTATTTAGATGGGCGAAACCCCTCTATCATTATGGCCAGAGGCTATTACACCCGTAGTGTGGTTGCTGCCTGGGATTTTAGAAATGGCCAGCTCACTTCCCGATGGGTGTTTGATACTAGTAATGGTTGGGGAAGCTATGCTGGCAAAGGAAATCATCAGTTGAGTATTTCAGATGTAGATGAAGATGGAAGAGACGAAATAGTTTTTGGAGCTATGGTAGTAGATGATGACGGTACCGGTTTATATACAAGCTCATGGGGCCATGGCGACGCTATGCACGTTTCTGATCTTATTCCAAGTAGGCCAGGCCAAGAGGTTTTTACGCCCATAGAGTGGGCCAGCGCCAACCCCTCTAACGGACGCCCTGCGGTGGTAATGAGAGATGCAGCTACTGGGGAAATTATATGGGCTAAATATAAAGATGGAGACATTGGCAGAGGATTAAGTGCCGATATTATGCCCGAGTATCCAGGTGCAGAAAGCTGGGCATCTAGTGGTCTTGGTGTATATAGCAGTACTGGTGTTTTGGTGAGTAACAATATACCTTCTATTAACTTTGCCATTTGGTGGGATGGTGATTTAAGTAGGGAATTACTGAATGGAACTACTATTTCCAAATATAACTCAGGAAATCTACTTTCTCCAGGAGGTGTCTACTCTAACAATGGTTCCAAATCCACGCCTAATCTTTCGGCTGATCTTTTTGGCGATTGGAGGGAAGAGGTGATCTGGAGAACCAGCGATAATCAAAGTTTAAGAATTTATACAACTACCGCCACTACTAATGAGCGTCTTTATACTTTAATGCATAATCCTCAGTATCGTGTAGCTATTGCATGGCAAAATGCTGGCTATAATCAACCACCATGGACTAGCTACTATTTAGGAAGCGGGATGTCTACTCCTCCGCAGCCTAATATTGAATTAGTGGGAGGGGGTAGTAATCCTCCTAATGAAGGTAATATTAGTGTGCGAGCCAGAGGGATTGATGGTAGTGAAATAATAGAAGTAAGGGTAGATGGTAACACTGTGGCTAGCTATCAACTATCAAGTAGTTATCAAAACTATTCGGCCGATGGTTCAGGAAATATTACCGTGCACTTTGTGAATGATGCTTCTGGGCGTGATGTTCAGATAGATTATATTGTAGTAGATGGTGTCACCGTACAATCTGAAGACCAGGTAACCAATACAGGAGTATGGCAAGATGAGTCGTGTGGAGGTTCTTACAGCGAATGGTTACATTGTGGTGGGTACATAGATTATGGCGCCTTTGAGGCTCCCGAGGTTACTACTATTCAGGAAAATACGCAAGGCTTCTGTTCAGTAGATGGAGCTATAGAAAGTAATAACAGTGGTTATACTGGTAGTGGTTTCGCAAACACAGACAATACGATCGGCTCGGGGATCAATTGGAGTGTAAGTTTTAATAGCCTGGAAAATTATAACTTCACTTGGAGATATGCTAATGGAGGTGGCACTGATAGATCAGCGAGGCTTCTTGTAAATGGTTCTGTAATAGCTTCTTCTGTGTCATTTCCTCAGACTGCAGAATGGACCAGTTGGAATACTGTAACAGTAAATGTTAGTTTACCAGCAGGAATAAGTGATATTAGGCTGGAGGCTACACAAGCCAGTGGTTTAGCTAATATTGACTTTATGGAAATAACCGGAGCTGCTTCTGCAGTGAACTGCAGCAATGATTTGAGTAGTGAATTAATTGCCAATTATAATAATCCTGACTCTAAAATAGTTAATAAAGAATCATTTGAAACTCATGAGTTATTGTTATATCCTAACCCTTCTGATAATGTGCTAAATATTAGCTGGCAAGGATCGATCAAGCAAGGAGATAAGCTTGAAATCTTTGATGCTAATGGACAAATCAAAATAGAGCAGGAAGTAATAGATAATTATTTTACTATTGATGTCAGCGATTATCCAAGTGGCATCTATATTGTTTCGTTCACAACTGAAAATGGAACAGTTTCTAAGAAATTTATTAAATGA
- a CDS encoding tetratricopeptide repeat protein — MKILQKTPKAIACLLLLCSILMACADPESINASSELPNDIQSIENLLKNDDLELKSRISAYYELYKRYKKTNIPIAESHIDKLLTIAKETGSIYFQARGEYGKAFILNEGGKYQQAVSHYIKAAELFANSNEYLWEADAIHNIADIFFHIEGYDQALSYFQKAASLYEQVNDWDYLSRTQSNIAGCYYKKDNWQEAENYYQKAIVSQNKSSKNQDEKISELYKKLGNVEYLKQNYGKALSNYEKALSFNDISDNQKHAVYINIANSLNFKGDFKNSEKWLVKAHKIEKNTPLEIEHKIKTLNIESELYQLQGQHGKALNLLNQAVSIANKDSYNEVFIITLDLISKSQRELAVSSQVDVNDIFRIEDLKKQQEQLKTEVIEQLDYKKLQVLLDTEIQNHYRDVKQSRINSQHDIFLKVSGLIVTAVLLVFSFLLIFIYQRKKKYKQDHDVVQKIKNVLSQ; from the coding sequence ATGAAAATTTTACAAAAAACTCCTAAAGCAATCGCTTGCCTGCTTCTACTATGTAGCATTTTAATGGCATGTGCTGACCCTGAAAGTATCAATGCTTCATCAGAATTACCGAATGACATTCAGTCAATAGAAAATCTCTTGAAAAATGATGATTTAGAGCTTAAAAGTCGCATATCTGCTTATTATGAGTTATATAAGAGATACAAAAAAACTAATATACCAATAGCTGAAAGCCATATCGATAAGCTACTAACCATAGCTAAAGAAACTGGTAGTATTTATTTCCAAGCTCGTGGAGAATATGGCAAAGCATTTATTTTAAATGAAGGTGGGAAATATCAACAGGCTGTAAGTCATTATATAAAGGCGGCAGAATTATTCGCTAACTCAAATGAATACCTTTGGGAAGCTGATGCAATACATAACATAGCCGATATTTTCTTCCACATTGAGGGGTATGATCAAGCGCTATCTTATTTCCAAAAAGCGGCCTCTCTTTACGAACAAGTTAATGATTGGGACTATCTATCCAGGACTCAGTCTAACATAGCAGGGTGTTATTATAAGAAAGACAATTGGCAAGAAGCTGAAAATTACTATCAAAAGGCTATTGTAAGTCAAAACAAATCAAGTAAGAATCAGGATGAAAAAATAAGTGAGTTATATAAAAAGCTCGGTAATGTTGAATATCTAAAACAGAATTACGGAAAAGCCTTATCAAACTATGAGAAAGCATTATCGTTTAACGACATTTCTGACAATCAAAAGCACGCAGTATATATAAATATTGCCAACTCCTTAAATTTTAAGGGCGATTTCAAAAACTCTGAAAAATGGCTGGTTAAAGCTCATAAAATTGAAAAAAACACCCCATTAGAGATCGAACATAAAATTAAAACCCTCAATATTGAAAGTGAATTATACCAATTGCAAGGGCAGCACGGGAAGGCCTTAAACCTTCTTAATCAAGCTGTTTCTATAGCCAATAAAGATTCTTATAATGAAGTCTTTATCATCACATTAGATCTTATCTCCAAATCTCAGAGAGAGCTCGCAGTGAGTAGTCAAGTTGATGTTAATGACATTTTCAGAATTGAAGACCTGAAAAAACAACAAGAGCAACTTAAAACTGAAGTGATAGAGCAGCTTGATTACAAAAAGCTACAGGTTCTGCTAGATACTGAAATTCAAAATCATTACCGTGATGTAAAACAGTCAAGAATTAACAGTCAGCATGATATTTTCCTTAAGGTTTCAGGCCTAATTGTAACTGCTGTTCTGCTTGTTTTTTCCTTTCTGCTTATTTTCATCTATCAGAGAAAGAAGAAGTATAAACAAGATCACGATGTGGTGCAAAAGATCAAAAATGTGCTTTCACAGTAA
- a CDS encoding YgdI/YgdR family lipoprotein, which yields MRILKIISFAALLIGFFSLSACSDPYEEIHKKELPTEPEGVGSEPHGERD from the coding sequence ATGAGAATTCTAAAAATAATTTCATTTGCGGCTTTATTAATCGGCTTTTTTTCATTGTCAGCCTGTAGTGACCCTTATGAAGAAATTCATAAAAAAGAATTACCTACTGAACCTGAAGGAGTCGGAAGTGAACCTCACGGAGAAAGAGATTAA
- a CDS encoding SOS response-associated peptidase: protein MCYDISTLTFKAKKYASYYGVSTNSIDEITRKGPPIYHTSGFSHPDLPVIINTEPHQVKLFQWGLIPKWVKDASSATKMSNNTLNARGETIFEKNSFRSSAKNKRCLIIADGFYEHHHFNGHAYPFYISLKNGEPLSFAGLWEEWQGLYTCSIVTTAANPIMAKIHNNPKAIENQRMPAILPKGLERAWLQSVNDPLDQKHIEELIQPFDESQMQWHTVQKLRGKNYLGNIPETRGQFIYEELVF, encoded by the coding sequence ATGTGTTACGATATTAGCACACTCACCTTCAAGGCTAAGAAATATGCATCCTATTATGGTGTTTCCACTAACAGCATAGATGAAATAACACGCAAAGGCCCTCCTATTTATCATACATCCGGCTTTAGCCACCCTGACTTACCAGTGATTATTAATACTGAACCTCATCAGGTAAAGCTATTTCAATGGGGCTTGATCCCAAAATGGGTAAAAGATGCCTCTTCCGCTACCAAAATGAGTAATAATACGCTTAACGCCAGAGGAGAAACTATTTTTGAAAAGAACAGCTTTAGGAGCTCAGCTAAAAACAAACGTTGCCTAATAATAGCGGACGGATTTTATGAGCATCATCACTTTAATGGACATGCCTACCCTTTTTATATAAGCCTTAAAAACGGAGAACCTCTGTCATTTGCCGGGCTCTGGGAAGAGTGGCAAGGATTATATACCTGCTCCATTGTTACCACCGCTGCTAACCCTATAATGGCTAAAATTCACAATAACCCCAAGGCAATAGAAAACCAACGCATGCCTGCCATCCTACCCAAAGGACTAGAAAGAGCTTGGTTACAATCTGTGAATGATCCTCTCGACCAAAAGCATATAGAAGAACTAATACAACCCTTTGATGAAAGCCAAATGCAATGGCACACTGTACAAAAATTGCGAGGTAAGAATTATTTAGGCAATATTCCTGAGACAAGGGGTCAATTTATATACGAGGAATTAGTTTTTTAG